The Candidatus Woesearchaeota archaeon genomic sequence CTTGCGCGCCTTGGCCAGCAGTTTTTTGAGCATGGTGGTGCGCGCTGCTGCAGATTCTGCTGCAAGCGTTTTTTCCGCTTCTGAAAACGCGTGTTCAACCAAAGCTTTTTTCTTGTCAAGCATTCGCTTTTTGACGTCGAAATCTGCCTGCGCGAGTTCGCGCCGCTCAAGCTGCTGCACAATCCGCTGGCTGTCTTCAGCCCGTTTCACGCGGTACGCTTCAACGGTTTTCTCCGCCTCTTTTTTCAGCTGTGTAGCTTCAGCGTTTCCTTCGTCTATGGTGCGCTGTGCTTCGCGGCCTGCTGCGTCGAGGATTTCCTGCTTTACTTCTTCAAGTCCCATAGTTCACCTTATCCAGCCATGCCGATAATAAGGATAGCGACGACAAGCCCGAAAATGACAATTGTTTCGGGAATAACCGTCAGGATAAGTCCTTTACCAAACAGCTGTTCCTTTTCTGCCATCGCGCCAATGGCTGCTGCGCCGATAGTCTTTTCTGCCCATGCAGTTGCAATTGCACTTAATCCAATTGCGAGCCCTGCGCCGAGGGCGATCATTCCGGTTTCACTTCCTGCTACCATAGTTCATTCCTCCATTCATGTTTTTTAATTGTTTTTAAGTTTTATGTTGTTATGTGCGTAAGCGTCATTCGTCGTGTGCAAACTTTTTGCGCCGCAGCGCAAAAAGGTTGTTTAGTTTATGCTTCCTCTTCCCGCGCTCCAAACGGCAGGTATGAAACGCCGCCGCCTTGGTAGAACTTCGAGAAAAATTCCACATAATGCAGCCGAAGTGCGTGCAGGAATGGCCCCAGCACGCCCAGTGCGATGTTAATCACATGGCCAATAATAAGGATGAGTATCGCAAGTACCGTGAAAATTCCACCTTTCTCAAAAAAAGGGATTGCGAGATTTTCGTTCACAACGACTGCCAAGCCGACGGATGCAAGCCCCACAGCCCC encodes the following:
- a CDS encoding V-type ATP synthase subunit K, translating into MVAGSETGMIALGAGLAIGLSAIATAWAEKTIGAAAIGAMAEKEQLFGKGLILTVIPETIVIFGLVVAILIIGMAG